A part of Phoenix dactylifera cultivar Barhee BC4 chromosome 2, palm_55x_up_171113_PBpolish2nd_filt_p, whole genome shotgun sequence genomic DNA contains:
- the LOC103719455 gene encoding dof zinc finger protein 2-like: MDTAQWPQEIGLVKPMEELVSSTTTSTTCSNTTRPQMMERRARPQKEQALNCPRCNSTNTKFCYYNNYSLTQPRYFCKTCRRYWTEGGSLRNVPVGGGSRKNKRSSSSATTSTSASTTSSTVTATSSTVSTSRKLPPELTTAPISLSTSSQNPKFHEGQDLNLAFPHHSLHEFHDFPHLESGNNNKTSSSSNNGNNPCTAVGALSAMELLRSGMGARGLGPFVPMPMPEYPAGFGVGLQQFRPPTLGFPLDGVGGGGGGSSGGGGVMQGVQESTGGRLLFPFENLKPVLSSTAAEFEQNGGQGGDPPGFWNGMMGGGGSW, from the exons ATGGATACTGCCCAGTGGCCTCAG GAGATAGGGCTGGTGAAGCCCATGGAGGAGCTGGTGtcctccaccaccaccagcaCCACCTGCAGCAACACCACCAGGCCTCagatgatggagaggagggcCAGGCCCCAGAAGGAGCAAGCCCTCAACTGCCCCAGGTGCAACTCCACCAACACTAAGTTCTGCTACTACAACAACTACAGCCTTACCCAACCCAGGTACTTCTGCAAGACCTGCAGAAGGTATTGGACTGAGGGTGGGTCCCTCAGGAATGTTCCGGTGGGTGGTGGCTCTAGAAAGAACAAgaggtcctcctcctccgccaccacctctacctccgcctccaccacctcctccactgTCACAGCAACATCATCCACAGTCTCAACCTCCAGGAAGCTGCCGCCAGAGCTCACTACAgcccccatctctctctccaccTCTTCTCAGAACCCAAAGTTCCATGAGGGCCAAGACCTCAACTTGGCCTTCCCCCATCACAGCCTGCACGAGTTCCATGACTTCCCCCACTTGGAAAGCggcaacaacaacaaaaccagCAGCAGCAGTAATAATGGCAACAATCCATGCACTGCTGTTGGAGCTCTTTCTGCCATGGAGCTGCTGAGGAGTGGGATGGGTGCAAGGGGGCTGGGACCCTTCGTGCCGATGCCGATGCCCGAGTACCCCGCTGGGTTTGGAGTTGGACTGCAGCAATTCAGGCCACCTACCCTCGGATTCCCCTTGGATGGTgttggaggagggggaggagggagcagtggtggtggtggggtgATGCAAGGGGTGCAGGAGAGCACTGGTGGGAGGCTACTGTTCCCTTTCGAGAACTTGAAGCCGGTTCTTTCGAGCACTGCCGCTGAGTTTGAGCAAAATGGAGGCCAAGGCGGGGATCCACCTGGGTTTTGGAATGGTATGATGGGTGGTGGAGGGTCCTGGTAG
- the LOC103719456 gene encoding ORM1-like protein 3, giving the protein MAKLYVQAVQPVDLNKNTEWFTYPGVWTTYILILFFSWLLVLSIFGCTPGMAWTIVNLFHFAITYQFFHWKKGTPFADDQGIYNTLTWWEQMDNGKQLTRNRKFLTVVPVVLYLIASHTTDYRHPMLFLNTLAVIVLVVAKLPNMHKVRIFGINAGN; this is encoded by the exons atggCGAAACTCTACGTTCAGGCGGTGCAGCCGGTGGATCTGAACAAGAATACGGAGTGGTTCACGTATCCCGGGGTGTGGACGACCTACATCCTTATCCTCTTCTTCTCATGGCTCCTTGTGCTATCGATCTTCGGCTGCACCCCTGGGATGGCCTGGACCATAGTCAATCTGTTCCACTTTGCG ATCACCTATCAATTTTTCCATTGGAAGAAGGGAACTCCCTTTGCTGATGATCAGGGTATTTACAATACTTTGACTTGGTGGGAGCAGATGGACAATGGCAAGCAGCTTACACGTAATCGGAAGTTTTTGACTGTCGTACCTGTGGTTCT GTACTTGATAGCCTCACACACAACGGATTACCGGCATCCGATGCTTTTCCTCAACACGCTTGCAGTGATTGTGTTGGTTGTCGCCAAATTGCCTAACATGCACAAGGTCCGTATATTTGGAATCAATGCAGGAAATTGA